The following coding sequences lie in one Arachis hypogaea cultivar Tifrunner chromosome 4, arahy.Tifrunner.gnm2.J5K5, whole genome shotgun sequence genomic window:
- the LOC114927554 gene encoding uncharacterized protein, whose protein sequence is MCDWANRIDYSLWTQYCDEGRRFGHMTTNISECVNSILKGVRNLPVCSLVKATYGRLAELFVHKGREAEAQMGTGQQFSQYLVKCIEANLKTARCFMVTVYDRDNSEYTVAETTPTGSFSLGTYRVSLGSKTCDCGYFQALHFPCPHALAYCAYSRLTWQPYVHQVYRLSFVFGVYQMGFTPPIPEGFWPPYARPTVIPDPNMRRAREGRPRSTRIRTNMDDADPNRPKRCGLCRQPGHTHRSCPQAAGPSGNAGN, encoded by the coding sequence ATGTGTGACTGGGCGAACCGAATTGATTACTCATTGTGGACACAGTACTGTGATGAGGGCCGGAGATTCGGGCACATGACGACCAATATATCAGAGTGTGTCAATTCAATCCTGAAGGGGGTAAGGAACCTCCCTGTTTGCTCGCTGGTTAAGGCCACATACGGAAGGCTGGCTGAGCTATTCGTCCATAAGGGTAGGGAGGCCGAGGCTCAGATGGGTActggacaacaattcagtcaataCCTAGTAAAGTGTATCGAGGCCAACCTGAAGACAGCCAGGTGCTTCATGGTGACTGTTTATGACAGGGATAACTCGGAGTACACTGTGGCTGAGACGACTCCGACAGGTTCATTCTCACTTGGTACGTACAGGGTCTCATTAGGGTCCAAGACTTGTGATTGTGGATACTTCCAAgcacttcatttcccgtgtcCTCACGCCCTGGCCTACTGTGCATATTCACGTCTTACATGGCAGCCTTACGTCCACCAGGTCTATCGCCTTAGTTTCGTTTTTGGTGTCTATCAGATGGGATTTACACCTCCCATTccggagggtttctggccaccataTGCCAGGCCTACCGTTATACCGGATCCGAACATGAGGCGTGCGAGGGAGGGTCGTCCAAGGTCCACACGCATTCGCACCAACATGGATGATGCAGATCCGAACCGGCCAAAGAGATGTGGCCTCTGCAGGCAGCCAGGACACACCCATCGTAGTTGTCCACAAGCCGCAGGACCCAGCGGGAATGCTGGGAATTAA